A segment of the Nostoc sp. TCL26-01 genome:
AGCGATCGCCCAAATGGAGGCTTTGACGGCGTTGCTAGAAGGGGAGGAAGAAACTGAAGCAAGTGCAGAACTTCTAGAATAAAAGCAAACCCACAGTTATAAATTGTTATGACTCAAGCCTTACCAAAAATAGTTACCTTTGACGAATTTATTACCTGGTATCCCGAAAACTCTGGGGTACGCTATGAATTGCACAATGGAGAAATTGTCGAAATGGCACAGCCTACAGGGAAGCATGAAAGGATAAAAGGATTTTCGGCGGCTGAATTGACTGTAGAGTTTAGACGATTAAATCTCCCCTACTTTATCCCCAATCAAGCAATAGTCAGACCACCGGAAAGAGAATCAGGTTATTTCCCAGATGTCTTAATCCTCAATGGTGCTGCTTTAGTGGATGAACCGCTTTGGGAAAAATCTTCTACTGTGACTAAGGGGACATCAATTCCTTTAGTTATTGAGGTTGTCACTACAAATTGGCGCGATGATTATTATCTCAAACTTGCCGATTATGAGCAGATGGGCATTCCTGAATATTGGATTGTTGAGGACACTGCGTTGGACGGGTTTCCCGGCTTGAAGCAAGTGTCCGTTGACTATGCTGCTTTGGGAGCTAGGAAATTTATTGGTAATCCTAAACAACCCACTTTTTCAGTCTATCAACTAATTGATGGGGAATACCAAGTTACTCAGTTTCGGGGTAGCGATAAAATTATATCTCTTACTTTTCCTGAGTTAAATTTGACTGCGGAACAAATTTTTAATGCTGGTTAATAATAAGTGATGAATTTACTAAGTTAGCAGAGGTAGGTAGTAAAGATGAGTGCAGAACAAGAATTATTAAGCAATTGGCGTTCTCTTCCACCAGACAAACAAGAGGAAGTTTTAGATTTTGTAAAATTTATTCATGCAAAAATGGTAAAAACTCAACCTCTAACACCTGCAAATAAATCTCAATTGGGAAAACGTCTGCGGCAAATACGTGCCGAAATCGTTTCTTCTGGTGAACATTTGTTAACTCAAGATGAACTTGAAAAAGAAATTGCTAATCGTCGCGGTGGGTTACAGGAACCTGATACATGAAGATAAGTTTTATTGATTCTGGGGTGCTAGTTGCTGCGGCTCGTAGTGTGGGAGAATTATCAGAAAAAGCTCTTTCTATTCTAGAAGACTCTGAACGAGAATTTGCTTCCAGCGTGTTTGTTAAGTTGGAAGTAATTCCCAAAGCAATTTTTAATCAACGAACAAAAGAATCTGAATTTTACGAAACATTTTTTAGCGGTGTCACTTATTGGGCGAATGATTTAGACAAAATTGTTCAAGATGCTTATCAAATTGCTGTTCAGTATGGTTTAGCGGCTATGGACGCGCTACATATTGCGGCTGCGTTGTCAGTTGATGCAGAAGAATTTGTGACGACTGAGAAGAAAACAAAGCCTATGTTTAGAGTATCTATTATTAAAGTTATTTCTATTTTTGATTAATTTTTTATTGTTGATATTCTAGAGTAATGTCTAAAGGAGAAACAGAAATGCACAGTATTAAATTATCAAAGCGTGTCGGGGCAGATGGGATTTTACATTTAGATATTCCTGTAGAAATGCCAGATACAGAAATTGAAGTCACGGTAACAATTAAAAGAGTTACACCACAACAACGGGGCTGGATGCCTGGGTTTTTTGAAGAGGTAATTGGTGGGTGGGTAGGAGAACCCCTAGAACGACCAGAACAGGGAGATTATGAAATTAGGGAGCAGCTATTTTGATTTATCTGCTCGATTCAAATGTTTGTATCTGCTTAATAAATAATAGTAGTCTGGCGGTAACAAATCGACTGGCAGCACAACAACCAGAAGATATTTTAGTTTCTACAATAACCCAATTAGAACTGTAGTATGGTGCTTACCGTAGCGCCCAACAGGAGAGAAATTTAGAAATATTACAACGTTTTTTTAGTCAGTTTACTATTATCCGTTTAGACCCAGAAGCCGCAAGGATAGCAGGGAGAATTCGGGCTGATTTGGCTGCTAGTGGTACGCCAATTGGCCCGTATGATGTGTAGATTGCAGCTATTGCAATGGCGAATAATTTAATTTTGGTTACGCATAATACGCGGTAGTTTAGTCGGGTGAATGAGTTGCAGATTGAAGATTGGGAGGAATAGGGTTGATTCAGGATATAGATGATTTTCCAATGCTTCCAAATAGTTGGATATATTCCCAAATTGAGGATATAGCCGAAATTAGTATGGGGCAAAGTCCTCCAGGCGATTCTTACAATGTTGATGGAGTTGGAATACCATTAATAAATGGGCCAGTTGAGTTTGGTTCTACTCCATTTTCTAAAACAATAAAATCTAAATTTACTACTTTGCCAACAAAAATGTGCAAAGAAGGTGATTTAATATTATGCGTGCGTGGTTCAACCACTGGACGAATGAATATTGCTGGTTTTGATGCTTGTATTGGTCGAGGTGTTGCTGCTATTCGCTCACACCTGTATCAGCAATATTTAAATATTTTTATTCATTTCAATCAATATCAAATACATAGATTAGGAACAGGCTCAACATTCCCCAACGTATCTGCTGATATTTTAAATAAAATTGTTATTCCCCTCCCACCCCTGAACGAACAACGCCGGATAGTTGCGAAAATAGAGGCACTGAAGGCTAGGAGTCAGCGAGTGAAGGAGGAGCTTGAGGATATTCCTCAACTGCTAGACCAGTTCCGTCAATCTGTCCTCGCCGCCGCCTTTCGTGGCGACCTCACTGCTGATTGGCGGGAGCAGGATAACAAAGAATTTCTTGATTATGATTTTCCTTCGACTTGGAAGAAAGGGAAATTAAGTGATGTGGTTGAGGGTTTAAAACAAGGTTGGAGTCCTAAATGTAAAAATTTTCCATCTTCTTCCGAAGATGTTTGGGGAGTAATTAAAACAACTGCTGTTCAATCACTTCGTTTTGTAGAAGAAGAAAATAAACAGCTTCCGTCACACCTTGAGCCTAGACCTGAGTTAGAGCTTATGGAAGGAGATTTACTAATTACACGTGCTGGGCCAAGAGCTAGGGCGGGAGTTACCTGTTTAGTTTCTTCAGTTCGCTCAAAATTAATGTTCTGCGATAAAGTTTACAAGTTTCGCGCTAAAGAGTCGTATGTCCTGCCTCTTTATCTTGCATATTTCCTAAATTCTCCCTCGATTATTTCTTTGATTGATCAACTAAAAACTGGTATATCCGACAGTGGTGTTAATCTGACTCAGGAAAAGTTCTTAGCTCTTCCCTTGTGGTTGCCGCCAATTGCTGAACAACAAAAAATTATTGAACGAGTTAAAACCCTATTCAAAATTATCGAAGAAATAGAACAAAAGTACCAAGAAGCCAACGCAAACCTAGATCAACTCGACCAATCAATCCTCGCCAAAGCCTTTCGCGGCGAACTTGTACCCCAAGACCCCGACGACGAACCTGCATCCGTCCTGCTAGAACGCATCCGCGCAGAACGCGCCAAACTCCAAACCAAAACAGCCAAAAAATCCACCACCAAAACCAGCGCACGACGTACCAAAAAAACACAAGCACAACAGGAAGAACCAGTACAGCTAGACCTGGAGTTAGAGTAGCGAAGACAAACTAGCTTTTGTGGCACATACAGAGATGTTTCATTCCGCTACGCTGCATTCAACATGACAAAGAAACAGACTTTTCCAACGTCCTCTAAAAGAAGATTTAGTCTATTTCGCTGCTTCATTTAACTTGGTGCGTAAATTTTCCCAACTTACACCGGCAAGGCTGGGGAGGACAACATGAGCCGCACCTACACGCTCAACAGGGCCAAGTCCTACAGCCCACATTCCCCCAGCTAAAGCAGCTTCAACACCTGCGGCTGCGTCTTCTACAACTACACATTGTTGTGGTTCTAAGCCTAATTGATGGGCGGCGTAGAGGAATAAATCGGGTGCTGGTTTGGGTTTTTCCACGCTGTAACCATCAGCGATCGCATCTACTTTATCAGCAATGCCCAATCTTTGGATCACTGTCTTAGCATTTTTGCTAGCTGAACCAATAGCAATTTTTATCCCAGCTTGCCGTAGTTCTTCTAAGAGTGGCACAGCCCCTGGTAATAAATCTTGAGGTGTAATATGTTCTATTGATTCCACATAGTAGCGGTTTTTACGTTCCATCATCTCTTGAATTTGTGCTTCGGAATAAGGTCTATCCCCAATAATCAGCATCAAGGAAGCGCGGCGAGATACACCCCGCAAGGCTTCATTTGCTTGGCGATTAAAAGGTATGCCCTCTTCATCTGCTAGTTTTTGCCAGGCTAAATAGTGGTATTCTGCTGTATCTGTTAACACACCATCTAGGTCGAAGATAAATCCTTGGATGGGGGAGTGGGGAGTGGGGAGTGGTGAGTGCTGAGTGGTGAGTCCTGAGTGAGGGAGTGAGGGAGTGAGGGAGTGAGGAGGGTATGAATAATTTTTTCCTTGTGCTTCAACTTCCCCAGTCAAATCAAACTTGTACCACTGTCCACGCCAGTGTAGTTGAAACTTCAGGCGTGTCCAACCAGGGGGGAGATGGGGGTTGGCGATGGGGCCTTGTTCGGTGAATTGGATACCACCAAAGCCAAAAATTACTGCTTGCCAAACACCGCCGGCACTTGCGCCGTGGATGCCATCATTGGTGTTGCCTCGGCTATCTGCTAAATCTACCATGAGGGCTTGCATAAAGCGATCGTAGGCTGTGGCTGATTTGCCTAAGTCGGAGGCTAGGATGGCATGAATGGCTGGCCCCAGGGATGAACCATAGGTGATATCTGTTCTGGGTGCATAATAATCCCAGTTAGTTTCTAAGGCTTGTTGGTTGTAGGGAAATTCTGCGGAGGGGCGCATCAAGTAGAGTAACATGAGGACATCGGGTTGCTTAAGAACTTGGTGTTGGTTAGCTCCATCAATACCCAAGATGGCTTGCATTGATTTCTGGCGTGGTTCGTAGTCTTGTAAATTGATATCTTTCAATTGGAAAAATCCCTCAAATTGCTCAATTAAACCAGTTGAAGAGTCGGAGAAAAGGCAGATTTTTTTGATGATGTCTTGCCAATGGGCTGAGATTTCTCTGGTGATTTGCAGTTTGTGTTCCAGTTCGTTAGCTCGTTCGGGGAAAGTGTGCAGCAACCAGTAATGGACTTTGAGTGCCTTTTCCAGATGCCATTGCACCATGCGGTTAGTGAAGGTATTGTTGTGAACAAATTCGTGGTACTCGTCTGCACCAATTACGCCACGAATCTCATATCTATCAGCCTGGGAATTAAATTCGACTCGGCTACTCCAGAAAATAGCAGTATCTAAGATGATCTCTGCACCGTAATCGCGCATCCATTCATCATCGCCGGTAGCTTGCCAGTATTGCCACACAGCATAAGCAATATCTGCACTGTTGTGAATTTCGCGATCGCGACACCATATTCTCACATCTTCACCATAATAATCATCTGGCAACGCCCAACGTGGTGTGACTTCATCACCTGTATCAGCACTTTCCCACGCAAACATCGACCCTTTAAACCCGTAGTGAGAGGCTTTACGTCTCGCGCCATTGATGGTGTGATAGCGGTATGTGAGTAAGTTTTTGGCTATGGTTGGTTGAGTAAAAATAAAAAAGGGCAAGATAAAAATTTCTGTATCCCAAAAAACATGACCACGATAGCCAAATCCTGATAGAGTCTTAGCGGGAATACTCACTTTGTCGTCATACCTGGGGGCAGCGATGAGGAGTTGAAAGAGGTTGTAACGCACGGCAAAGGCGGCTGTCTCATCCCCTTCTATTACTATGTCGCTTTGTTGCCACACTTCATCCCAGGCTTGTTTGTTAGCTATCAGTAAAGTGTTGTATTTTGGTAGTTGCGTCAATTTTTCTCTAGCTGCTGCAACTGGTGTATCTACTTCTCTTGATGTAAATACTGTTACCAGCTTCTCAACAGTGACAGTTTGTTGTGATGCTGCCAAGAAACTGGCGCTGATGGTGGGATATCCAGGTACACTGCTGACTTGTAACGAGGCTTGTGCGCCGAATATGTCCACCTTGGTAGCCATACCAATTTCCATGCGTGAGCCACGGGTATGACTTTGAAACCAAATACCTTGGTCAGTTTTACC
Coding sequences within it:
- a CDS encoding DUF2281 domain-containing protein: MSAEQELLSNWRSLPPDKQEEVLDFVKFIHAKMVKTQPLTPANKSQLGKRLRQIRAEIVSSGEHLLTQDELEKEIANRRGGLQEPDT
- the pgmB gene encoding beta-phosphoglucomutase, which encodes MNTKCPFRDFIYQDWILTETRFEPQQLHSRGTVFTIGNGYLGTRGSLEEGYTDALPATFIHGVYDDVPVVYTELANCPDWLPLIVTINGDRFRTDQGEVLQYERQLDLRQGLLSRSLRWRSPSGKTIEIHFERFASLADQHILGQRCQITPLDSDAVIEIQASINGYAENQGFNHWEDLEQGKTDQGIWFQSHTRGSRMEIGMATKVDIFGAQASLQVSSVPGYPTISASFLAASQQTVTVEKLVTVFTSREVDTPVAAAREKLTQLPKYNTLLIANKQAWDEVWQQSDIVIEGDETAAFAVRYNLFQLLIAAPRYDDKVSIPAKTLSGFGYRGHVFWDTEIFILPFFIFTQPTIAKNLLTYRYHTINGARRKASHYGFKGSMFAWESADTGDEVTPRWALPDDYYGEDVRIWCRDREIHNSADIAYAVWQYWQATGDDEWMRDYGAEIILDTAIFWSSRVEFNSQADRYEIRGVIGADEYHEFVHNNTFTNRMVQWHLEKALKVHYWLLHTFPERANELEHKLQITREISAHWQDIIKKICLFSDSSTGLIEQFEGFFQLKDINLQDYEPRQKSMQAILGIDGANQHQVLKQPDVLMLLYLMRPSAEFPYNQQALETNWDYYAPRTDITYGSSLGPAIHAILASDLGKSATAYDRFMQALMVDLADSRGNTNDGIHGASAGGVWQAVIFGFGGIQFTEQGPIANPHLPPGWTRLKFQLHWRGQWYKFDLTGEVEAQGKNYSYPPHSLTPSLPHSGLTTQHSPLPTPHSPIQGFIFDLDGVLTDTAEYHYLAWQKLADEEGIPFNRQANEALRGVSRRASLMLIIGDRPYSEAQIQEMMERKNRYYVESIEHITPQDLLPGAVPLLEELRQAGIKIAIGSASKNAKTVIQRLGIADKVDAIADGYSVEKPKPAPDLFLYAAHQLGLEPQQCVVVEDAAAGVEAALAGGMWAVGLGPVERVGAAHVVLPSLAGVSWENLRTKLNEAAK
- a CDS encoding Uma2 family endonuclease; this translates as MTQALPKIVTFDEFITWYPENSGVRYELHNGEIVEMAQPTGKHERIKGFSAAELTVEFRRLNLPYFIPNQAIVRPPERESGYFPDVLILNGAALVDEPLWEKSSTVTKGTSIPLVIEVVTTNWRDDYYLKLADYEQMGIPEYWIVEDTALDGFPGLKQVSVDYAALGARKFIGNPKQPTFSVYQLIDGEYQVTQFRGSDKIISLTFPELNLTAEQIFNAG
- a CDS encoding PIN domain-containing protein; the protein is MKISFIDSGVLVAAARSVGELSEKALSILEDSEREFASSVFVKLEVIPKAIFNQRTKESEFYETFFSGVTYWANDLDKIVQDAYQIAVQYGLAAMDALHIAAALSVDAEEFVTTEKKTKPMFRVSIIKVISIFD
- a CDS encoding restriction endonuclease subunit S produces the protein MLPNSWIYSQIEDIAEISMGQSPPGDSYNVDGVGIPLINGPVEFGSTPFSKTIKSKFTTLPTKMCKEGDLILCVRGSTTGRMNIAGFDACIGRGVAAIRSHLYQQYLNIFIHFNQYQIHRLGTGSTFPNVSADILNKIVIPLPPLNEQRRIVAKIEALKARSQRVKEELEDIPQLLDQFRQSVLAAAFRGDLTADWREQDNKEFLDYDFPSTWKKGKLSDVVEGLKQGWSPKCKNFPSSSEDVWGVIKTTAVQSLRFVEEENKQLPSHLEPRPELELMEGDLLITRAGPRARAGVTCLVSSVRSKLMFCDKVYKFRAKESYVLPLYLAYFLNSPSIISLIDQLKTGISDSGVNLTQEKFLALPLWLPPIAEQQKIIERVKTLFKIIEEIEQKYQEANANLDQLDQSILAKAFRGELVPQDPDDEPASVLLERIRAERAKLQTKTAKKSTTKTSARRTKKTQAQQEEPVQLDLELE